One genomic window of Gracilinema caldarium DSM 7334 includes the following:
- a CDS encoding DUF6675 family protein, translating into MNKPIYYIFLFLLLQAQMLLAVDSFPLLKINEKNSDIINILKKERIIIHSINSLQDSALDFSKPNMDRLGNIFKSLKPNFLTEGISIVPLKKGDELTVMKIIINRLKDITFLDSIPYYSKRNKTTQPLFTNSKIIENNIHGMNTAIIAEQKMLPFETARFSYSYIETENTFLFSSENISPLVYNGITTAGPGSMRTAILIEVHPGFLVCYGLGGAKAFTFFGLFNDRLETAIVGRIEAFYSWFFNQYLVNIEVDQQS; encoded by the coding sequence ATGAATAAACCTATATATTATATTTTTTTGTTTTTACTTCTCCAAGCTCAAATGCTTCTCGCTGTTGATTCTTTCCCGCTATTAAAAATAAATGAAAAAAACAGTGATATTATAAACATCTTAAAAAAAGAACGTATTATTATTCATTCTATCAATTCATTGCAAGATAGCGCTTTAGACTTTTCAAAACCTAATATGGATAGATTAGGTAACATCTTTAAAAGCCTCAAACCTAATTTTCTCACCGAAGGCATTAGTATTGTTCCTTTAAAGAAGGGTGATGAATTAACGGTGATGAAAATAATTATTAATAGATTAAAAGACATTACCTTTCTTGATTCAATACCTTATTACAGTAAAAGAAATAAAACCACACAACCCTTATTTACGAATAGTAAAATTATCGAAAACAACATACATGGAATGAATACTGCAATTATCGCAGAACAAAAAATGTTGCCCTTCGAAACGGCACGCTTTTCATACTCATATATAGAAACAGAAAACACCTTTTTATTCAGTTCAGAAAACATATCACCATTAGTGTATAATGGGATAACAACAGCTGGACCAGGATCAATGAGAACTGCAATCCTTATAGAAGTACATCCTGGATTTTTAGTCTGTTATGGACTCGGTGGCGCAAAAGCATTTACTTTTTTTGGATTATTTAATGACCGTTTAGAAACTGCAATTGTCGGTCGTATTGAAGCTTTTTATAGCTGGTTCTTTAATCAATATTTAGTCAATATCGAAGTTGACCAACAGAGTTGA